Sequence from the Platichthys flesus chromosome 2, fPlaFle2.1, whole genome shotgun sequence genome:
GACTTGATCTCACCTGTATGCTCCACCCAGCAGGGCTGCCCTGCCTCCTGTTCCCAGTGCACCCAAGAAGAGGCAGAGcgaccttcctcctccttctcctcctcctcctcctcctcctgtggacGGTTGGCTCAGTGTGGCTCCTGCCATGAGGCCGGTTTCTCCACGGAGCTCAAAGGCTCTTTATCAGGACTCTTCTCATAACGTATGAAACACATCTGCTTCTATTTATATGTTCTGTAGTTTAGTTGATTTATTAACTTGCAGCTTCAGATCCAAACGTTCCAGTGACAACAGGCTGTTAATCAGACAAACGTGTCTTCAGCTGGTGAAACTCAACTTCATCTGAAAACAGATTTGACTTGTTTCCAGATCTTAAAATGTTCTTGAACTAACATGACAGAGGGATTTTATAACTCCATCGCTCAGTGTTTAACCTTCTGCCACCTCCGAGCTGATTCCCAGTGAACTGTGTGTTCAGGGGAAAGGTCGGCGCCTGTACCTGCAGAGACGAGGCCGGATCCCACCTGAGGAGAAGTTTGAGTTCCCTCTGCTCTCGTCCTGGGAGTACGGATGGAGGCTGGGTAAGACGAGGGAGCTTTTGGAAGAATAACACCCGGAAGTCCCAGTAGAGCTCAAAACTCCACCGAGATCTCACAGTTCCCATTACAAGTCCCATCAACTGTTCATTTCtctcatgaaaccacatctgAATCCACCAGATCCAGGTTTTCATCTGTTCTGCACCTGATCACCGGCGTCTTCTCGTCTCCAGGTGACTTCACGCTGGACTACAGGACCCCCTGCAGAGCCAGGTCGTCGGTGGTGAGGAACACCTTCTTCTCCAGGAACGGTGTGTTCAGCAGCTCGTCAGCCACCGACACGCTGGGCTCAGCCTCAGCCACTAGGGGTCGCTGCTGAGTCCCAGTTCACAGCAGCTACTTGATTTCTTTGAATCACTAAAGTTCATTTTACGATCATTGTCAatgatagaaaaataaacttgtcTTTTCTCATTGTTACAACAAAGTCTGGTGTATCTCCTGGTAATTTTCTATCAAATTTAcaacaattttgtttttgtagttttaccCGATTCTTTAGGTTTTacctgtttttgtgtttgtgtgtgtttgtgtgtaaaataaatcaacaatgCATGGACTGATTTACACTAAACTTGGGGGGAATATTACTCAAGAGATTATCTCCAGATGATTCACTTTTGAACCTGGTGCATCAAAATCAAGGTTGATAAAACTTTCTTCATTCCCTTTCATCCTTCTTACAACAACATATTATTCCACAAATAAACGGCAAAAATGTAAAGCTTGTG
This genomic interval carries:
- the LOC133963253 gene encoding protein SPMIP1, with protein sequence MRGLFTTQSQNCYREQIQKEMMTRLSWTSRYATSHTSGCRVNNQPSTEAPQRPAASARPRAALPPVPSAPKKRQSDLPPPSPPPPPPPVDGWLSVAPAMRPVSPRSSKALYQDSSHNGKGRRLYLQRRGRIPPEEKFEFPLLSSWEYGWRLGDFTLDYRTPCRARSSVVRNTFFSRNGVFSSSSATDTLGSASATRGRC